The following coding sequences lie in one Pontibacter sp. G13 genomic window:
- a CDS encoding glycoside hydrolase family 88 protein yields the protein MRSITTSLIIWLAALSFSQAQVKLSPYEKHPSVAHIPYSLLDEYAYQDQAIKQTIRKVAEFQINKYGPNIPVKNWLVGTFYSSLVGTYQVTGEEWYLDQAYAWGKRSEWDIHDPMHADDVCPGQTYLDLYEVKQEAEMLTNLESKLAAYFTQQEFTFRGRGNSQPKALTGRNLWHWCDALYMAPPVFARMSQATGDPKYREKMHELYWDAVDFLYSDEDQLFHRNSKAQSENDRTPNGKKIFWGRGNGWVIAGLARLIDYLPADDPMRPKYVTLFQDLAFSLARYQMEDGLWRASVNDPAWLPSKETSASSFYVYAMAKGINAGWLPREYFAPVVLKGWSGLMASVTPSGKLGYSQNVAGQPFEVRPQDNKDYAAGAFILAGAEMLKMNASQQLANLTQRSFEPRLVAKDGAWTWYNDERVIFHKGIFYASYVKRDGKSAFTAFGLESMGAVHAQREVILSTWNWSDDHNNAAFLPLKNDHILACYATHGKSKHFYQREISVARWKPAVPGEERSFEMINTRKGLTYQNLHRLSDEGDRIYNFFRGNNFNPNFVYSEDEAETWSEPIWLISAGTKSNKRPYVKYISNGKDRIDFLYTDGHPRQMKQNNVYHFYYSKGAFYTSKGTLIRTMEALKTDPIRPEEGTMIFDGSTDSGRGWVHDLEYDEEGNPHAAFISSPSGDMGTDMRYWTATFNGRKWKKEEIGFAGSNLYPKEQHYAGGIALYPANGNTVIISADVHPSTGEPLPKRRYQLFKGVKKGKSWNWEQLTFDPVFDHLRPVIVRGERNALFWFTGDYRTFLNYHTDVMMSYEF from the coding sequence ATGAGGTCTATTACCACTTCGCTCATCATTTGGCTGGCCGCGCTGAGTTTTTCGCAGGCACAAGTCAAACTTTCTCCCTACGAGAAACACCCATCTGTCGCGCATATCCCCTACTCTTTGCTCGACGAATACGCCTATCAGGATCAAGCCATCAAGCAGACTATCCGCAAGGTGGCCGAGTTCCAAATCAACAAATACGGCCCCAATATCCCTGTCAAGAATTGGCTGGTGGGCACCTTCTATTCCTCTCTGGTGGGTACATATCAGGTGACTGGCGAGGAATGGTATCTCGATCAAGCCTATGCTTGGGGCAAGCGGTCCGAATGGGACATCCATGACCCCATGCATGCTGATGATGTCTGCCCCGGACAAACCTATCTAGATCTGTACGAAGTCAAGCAGGAAGCCGAAATGCTCACGAACTTGGAATCCAAGCTGGCGGCCTACTTTACCCAGCAGGAATTCACCTTTCGGGGAAGAGGCAATAGCCAGCCCAAAGCGCTGACAGGACGCAATCTCTGGCATTGGTGCGATGCGCTGTACATGGCTCCACCCGTTTTCGCACGCATGAGTCAGGCGACGGGAGATCCCAAGTATCGGGAGAAAATGCATGAATTGTACTGGGATGCCGTGGACTTCCTCTATTCCGATGAGGACCAATTATTCCACCGAAACAGCAAGGCGCAATCTGAAAACGACCGCACTCCCAATGGCAAGAAGATCTTCTGGGGCAGGGGAAATGGCTGGGTGATCGCAGGTTTGGCGCGTCTGATCGATTATCTACCCGCCGATGATCCCATGCGTCCCAAGTACGTCACCTTGTTTCAGGACCTCGCCTTCAGTTTGGCGCGGTACCAAATGGAAGATGGCTTGTGGCGTGCCAGCGTCAATGACCCGGCGTGGCTCCCCTCCAAAGAGACGAGCGCTTCGTCATTTTATGTCTATGCAATGGCCAAGGGAATCAACGCGGGATGGCTTCCTCGTGAATATTTCGCGCCTGTGGTCCTCAAGGGATGGTCAGGATTGATGGCCAGTGTCACGCCATCGGGCAAGCTGGGATACAGCCAAAATGTAGCTGGGCAGCCATTCGAAGTGCGTCCTCAAGACAATAAGGACTATGCGGCGGGCGCCTTCATCTTGGCGGGTGCAGAAATGCTCAAAATGAACGCCTCCCAGCAATTAGCAAATCTTACCCAACGCAGCTTCGAACCTCGACTCGTGGCGAAGGACGGCGCGTGGACTTGGTACAATGACGAGCGCGTGATCTTCCACAAAGGCATTTTCTATGCGAGCTATGTGAAACGCGATGGAAAAAGCGCCTTCACGGCATTTGGCTTGGAATCGATGGGAGCCGTCCATGCTCAGCGTGAGGTGATCCTCAGCACATGGAACTGGTCGGATGATCACAACAATGCCGCTTTTTTGCCGCTCAAGAATGACCATATCTTGGCCTGCTATGCCACCCACGGCAAATCGAAGCATTTTTACCAGCGAGAAATTTCCGTTGCTAGATGGAAACCAGCGGTGCCGGGCGAGGAACGTTCATTCGAAATGATCAATACCCGCAAAGGACTGACCTACCAAAACCTCCACCGCCTATCCGATGAAGGCGATCGGATTTATAATTTCTTCCGCGGAAATAATTTCAACCCGAATTTTGTCTACTCCGAGGACGAAGCCGAAACGTGGAGCGAACCTATTTGGCTCATTTCTGCGGGTACGAAAAGCAACAAGCGCCCATACGTCAAATACATTTCCAACGGCAAGGACCGGATTGATTTCCTCTACACCGATGGGCATCCCCGCCAGATGAAGCAGAACAACGTATACCATTTCTACTATTCGAAGGGGGCATTTTACACATCCAAAGGCACGCTCATCCGGACGATGGAGGCACTCAAAACGGACCCGATCAGGCCGGAGGAAGGCACCATGATTTTCGATGGAAGCACGGATAGCGGCCGCGGCTGGGTACATGATCTCGAATACGACGAGGAGGGAAATCCCCATGCTGCATTCATCTCTTCCCCCAGCGGAGACATGGGGACCGATATGCGCTACTGGACAGCGACCTTCAATGGCAGAAAATGGAAGAAGGAGGAAATTGGATTCGCAGGCAGCAATCTCTACCCCAAGGAGCAACACTATGCCGGAGGAATCGCCCTCTACCCAGCGAATGGGAACACGGTTATCATCTCTGCTGACGTCCACCCATCTACGGGCGAACCACTCCCCAAACGCAGGTACCAGCTGTTTAAGGGCGTAAAAAAGGGCAAATCATGGAATTGGGAGCAATTGACCTTTGATCCGGTCTTCGATCACCTGCGACCGGTCATTGTTCGCGGCGAACGAAATGCGCTTTTTTGGTTCACGGGCGATTACCGCACCTTCCTGAATTACCACACAGATGTGATGATGAGCTACGAATTTTAG